One stretch of Nicotiana tabacum cultivar K326 chromosome 18, ASM71507v2, whole genome shotgun sequence DNA includes these proteins:
- the LOC107805763 gene encoding uncharacterized protein LOC107805763: MCLQLAKMKTTQDLQNTTEKQSSNQASHEAQSDQQNNTTETPVADSGSVSASGNDNRKVSREDIELVQNLIERCLQLYMNKDEVVKTLLNRARIDPGFTTLVWQKLEEENADFFRAYYIRLKLKKQIILFNHLLEHQYHLMKYPVPPKIPLTPMQNGINTMPVNNFPMGYPVLQQPPLPAAGQPHFNSMGMSSCHVVNGVPAPSNYHPMRMNSGNDMVVETSVSDVAPAVPPSNAMSSMSDMPVSPASVASSGHFPFTASEISGMGIDTSALDTSFPSDVASSVELQLPPDNGVGNSRDMLRSFDQIPWNFSLSDLTADLSNLGDLGSLGNYPGSPFLPSDSDILLDSPEQEDIVEEFFVDVERPIFFLLK, from the exons ATGTGCTTGCAGTTAGCTAAAATGAAGACCACACAG GATCTACAAAACACAACTGAGAAACAATCTTCCAACCAGGCTTCTCACGAGGCTCAAAGTGATCAGCAAAACAATACAACGGAAACACCTGTAGCAGATTCAGGTTCAGTTTCTGCATCAGGCAATGACAACCGGAAAGTTTCACGTGAAGATATTGAGCTA GTCCAAAATTTGATCGAGCGGTGCTTACAATTGTATATGAATAAGGATGAAGTCGTTAAAACACTTCTTAACCGTGCAAGGATAGATCCTGGATTTACAACTCTTG tttggcaaaaattggaagaGGAAAATGCAGATTTCTTTCGGGCCTACTACATTAGGCTTAAACTGAAGAAACAAATCATCTTGTTCAATCATTTGCTTGAGCATCAATATCATCTAATGAAATATCCTGTGCCACCTAAGATTCCATTGACTCCGATGCAGAATGGAATAAATACCATGCCAG TCAACAACTTTCCCATGGGATACCCCGTCCTacagcaacctccacttccagcTGCAGGTCAACCTCATTTTAATTCTATGGGCATGTCAAGTTGCCATGTGGTTAATGGTGTCCCCGCACCAAGCAACTATCATCCAATGCGgatgaattctggaaatga TATGGTGGTAGAAACCAGTGTATCTGATGTGGCACCAGCTGTTCCACCTAGCAATGCCATGTCATCTATGTCCGATATGCCTGTAAGCCCTGCATCAGTGGCTTCAAGTGGCCACTTCCCCTTCACTGCTTCGGAGATTTCAGGGATGGGAATTGACACCTCAGCCCTTGACACTTCATTCCCATCTGATGTAGCAAGTTCAGTAGAATTGCAACTTCCGCCAGATAACGGGGTTGGTAATTCTAGAGATATGCTGAGATCTTTTGATCAGATTCCTTGGAATTTCAGTCTTTCAGATCTAACTGCAGACTTGTCAAACTTAGGAG ATCTAGGATCTCTAGGAAACTATCCTGGTTCCCCTTTTTTGCCTTCCGATTCAGATATTCTGCTTGATTCTCCAGAACAAGAAGATATAG TTGAGGAATTCTTCGTTGATGTTGAGCGTCCCATCTTTTTCTTACTTAAATGA